A single genomic interval of Stenotrophomonas sp. ZAC14D1_NAIMI4_1 harbors:
- the lptE gene encoding LPS assembly lipoprotein LptE, translated as MTRILLALVLVLGLAGCGFHLRNKLMLPTDTAPVKVVSTAPYSELVKLLNRSLLASGAKLADEDSTDPAAQLQVLSERWGDLPIAIDAQGRAQEYSLRYAVIFIFRREDGSELVPQQVIELSRDYVSPPTDATGTTTEREILADELRREMSASIIRRIDSVVRAELERGGSLSAPKPAVSTDGEPATVPAPVKP; from the coding sequence ATGACCCGAATTCTGCTTGCCCTCGTCCTTGTCCTCGGCCTTGCCGGCTGTGGCTTCCACCTGCGCAACAAGTTGATGCTGCCGACCGACACCGCGCCGGTGAAGGTGGTCTCCACCGCGCCCTACAGCGAGCTGGTCAAGCTGTTGAACCGCAGCCTGCTGGCGTCCGGTGCGAAGCTGGCCGACGAGGACAGCACGGATCCGGCGGCACAGCTGCAGGTGCTGTCCGAGCGCTGGGGTGACCTGCCCATCGCCATCGACGCACAGGGCCGCGCACAGGAATACAGCCTGCGCTATGCGGTCATCTTCATCTTCCGCCGCGAGGACGGCAGCGAGCTGGTGCCGCAGCAGGTGATCGAACTGTCGCGCGACTACGTGTCGCCGCCGACCGACGCCACCGGTACCACCACCGAACGCGAGATCCTGGCCGACGAGCTGCGCCGGGAAATGTCCGCCTCGATCATCCGCCGCATCGACAGCGTGGTGCGTGCCGAGCTGGAACGCGGCGGCAGCCTGTCCGCACCGAAGCCGGCCGTGTCGACCGATGGCGAACCGGCCACCGTGCCGGCGCCGGTCAAGCCCTGA
- a CDS encoding TonB-dependent receptor — protein MKHPIQRPASRRQNHLATSITHILAGGTLLLAGAAVSSSAFAQEQATNLDRITVTGSNIPRTNTETPSPVQVVTRQEIDRTGKTTVAEYLQTLTADGAGSIPKTFGNGFAGGGAGISLRGLGAGSTLVLLNGRRMATYGLADDGQKVFTDLSTIPLDAVERVEVLKDGASAIYGSDAIAGVVNIILRSDFQGAILRGSYGVSGDGDGDAKKATLTAGTGDLASDGWNAFFSLDVGKTDRIQISDRKNRKWIGTGDIRRWGYDAADAQFLGGAYLSGGTAGGTGPNGSVFDNTGHLVALPGCAGVTTIPGQTDATAQAQGCLWDPAQLYRDLSPEEKYVNVFGRASFAFGEGGEIYTEIGYSKKETIFSNTPSGVSGGWGYPGGPVNANSGPGATMLYAGHPDNPLPYAARLRYSAWDVGPRVTDNTNEFNRFLVGAKGNWGEWSYDTAYLHSGTDLVNKRTGFLNYDAVRCVLGNPACPYGTWRIGDNASQTPQSVYDAISPTISARAKSSLDMFDFTISRSLMDLKGGPLGLAFGTEWRKTSNSLTPQTFTDVGQIIGLGYSAYDGTQNVYAGYAELSAPVLESLELSGAVRYDKYESGEGKATPKLGVKWTPADWIALRASYAEGFRAPNPAENGDGGLAAFSNARDPVRCGIDPANECTARSVAIITRPNKDLKPEESKSYSVGIVLQPTSSTSMTVDAWEIKRTNEIAQGSTADAIAAGNVLRDSNNIGGVLNSGTILAVNTAYVNANSSRVRGIDTDVRQTFDLGPGQLEMDLQWSHILKFERTEGDTTVDYVGTHGNCDVTNCIGTPQDKINFGTTWKQGPWSVSGVVNYIDSMENKDRRGGDYLAFYEDGSPVEKISSFTTFDLSGRWNITEAFELNASVQNVFDRIAPLDPSTYGAVNYNPLHFSGAIGRYFTVGAKYTFK, from the coding sequence GTGAAACACCCGATCCAACGGCCCGCCAGCCGCCGCCAAAACCACCTGGCAACTTCCATCACCCATATCCTCGCTGGCGGCACCCTGCTGCTGGCCGGCGCCGCGGTCTCCTCCTCTGCCTTCGCACAGGAACAGGCCACCAACCTTGACCGCATCACGGTCACCGGTTCGAACATCCCGCGCACCAACACCGAAACGCCGTCCCCGGTGCAGGTGGTGACCCGCCAGGAAATCGACCGCACCGGCAAGACCACGGTCGCCGAATACCTGCAGACGCTGACCGCCGACGGCGCCGGCTCCATTCCCAAGACCTTCGGCAACGGCTTCGCCGGTGGCGGCGCGGGCATTTCGCTGCGCGGCCTGGGCGCCGGCTCGACGCTGGTGCTGTTGAACGGCCGCCGCATGGCGACCTACGGCCTGGCCGACGACGGCCAGAAGGTGTTCACCGACCTCAGCACCATCCCGCTTGACGCTGTCGAGCGCGTGGAAGTGCTGAAGGACGGCGCCTCGGCCATCTACGGTTCCGACGCGATCGCCGGCGTGGTCAACATCATCCTGCGCAGCGACTTCCAGGGCGCGATCCTGCGTGGTTCCTACGGCGTGTCCGGCGATGGCGACGGCGATGCCAAGAAGGCCACCCTGACCGCCGGTACCGGCGACCTCGCCAGCGATGGCTGGAACGCCTTCTTCAGCCTGGACGTCGGCAAGACCGACCGCATCCAGATCAGCGACCGCAAGAACCGCAAGTGGATCGGCACCGGCGACATCCGCCGCTGGGGCTACGATGCCGCCGATGCGCAGTTCCTGGGTGGCGCCTACCTGTCCGGCGGCACGGCAGGCGGCACCGGCCCGAACGGCTCGGTGTTCGACAACACCGGCCACCTGGTCGCCCTGCCGGGCTGCGCCGGCGTGACCACGATCCCGGGCCAGACCGATGCCACCGCCCAGGCACAGGGTTGCCTGTGGGATCCGGCACAGCTGTACCGCGACCTGAGCCCGGAAGAGAAGTACGTCAACGTGTTCGGTCGTGCCAGCTTCGCCTTCGGTGAAGGTGGTGAGATCTACACCGAGATCGGCTACTCGAAGAAGGAAACCATCTTCAGCAACACGCCGTCCGGCGTGTCCGGCGGCTGGGGTTACCCGGGCGGCCCGGTCAACGCCAACAGCGGCCCGGGTGCAACCATGCTGTACGCCGGCCACCCGGACAACCCGCTGCCCTACGCTGCGCGCCTGCGCTACAGCGCCTGGGACGTGGGCCCGCGCGTGACCGACAACACCAATGAGTTCAACCGCTTCCTGGTGGGTGCCAAGGGCAACTGGGGTGAGTGGAGCTACGACACCGCCTACCTGCATTCGGGCACCGACCTGGTCAACAAGCGCACCGGCTTCCTGAACTACGACGCCGTGCGCTGCGTGCTGGGCAACCCGGCCTGCCCGTACGGCACCTGGCGCATCGGCGACAACGCGTCGCAGACGCCGCAGTCGGTCTACGATGCGATCAGCCCGACCATCAGCGCCCGCGCCAAGTCCAGCCTGGACATGTTCGACTTCACCATCTCGCGCAGCCTGATGGACCTGAAGGGCGGCCCGCTGGGCCTGGCCTTCGGTACCGAGTGGCGCAAGACCAGCAACAGCCTGACCCCGCAGACGTTCACCGACGTTGGCCAGATCATCGGCCTGGGCTACTCGGCCTATGACGGCACCCAGAACGTGTACGCCGGCTACGCCGAACTGTCCGCGCCGGTGCTGGAATCGCTGGAACTGTCCGGCGCCGTGCGTTACGACAAGTACGAGAGCGGTGAAGGCAAGGCCACGCCGAAGCTGGGCGTGAAGTGGACCCCGGCCGACTGGATCGCCCTGCGCGCCAGCTACGCCGAAGGCTTCCGCGCGCCGAACCCGGCCGAGAACGGTGACGGTGGCCTGGCCGCCTTCTCCAACGCACGCGATCCGGTGCGTTGCGGCATCGATCCGGCCAACGAGTGCACCGCGCGCTCGGTGGCGATCATCACCCGCCCGAACAAGGACCTGAAGCCGGAAGAGTCCAAGAGCTACTCGGTGGGTATCGTGCTGCAGCCGACCTCCAGCACCTCGATGACCGTTGACGCCTGGGAAATCAAGCGCACCAACGAAATCGCGCAGGGCAGCACCGCCGACGCCATCGCCGCCGGCAACGTGCTGCGTGACTCCAACAACATCGGTGGCGTGCTCAACAGCGGCACGATCCTGGCGGTCAACACGGCCTACGTGAACGCCAACTCCTCGCGTGTCCGCGGTATCGACACCGACGTGCGCCAGACCTTCGACCTGGGTCCGGGCCAGCTGGAGATGGACCTGCAGTGGAGCCACATCCTGAAGTTCGAACGTACCGAGGGTGACACCACCGTCGATTACGTCGGCACCCACGGCAACTGCGACGTGACCAACTGCATCGGTACGCCGCAGGACAAGATCAACTTCGGCACCACCTGGAAGCAGGGCCCGTGGAGCGTCAGCGGCGTGGTGAACTACATCGACAGCATGGAGAACAAGGACCGCCGCGGTGGCGACTACCTGGCCTTCTATGAAGATGGTTCGCCGGTGGAGAAGATCTCCTCCTTCACCACCTTCGATCTGTCCGGCCGCTGGAACATCACCGAAGCCTTCGAACTGAACGCATCGGTGCAGAACGTGTTCGATCGCATCGCTCCGCTCGACCCCAGCACCTACGGTGCGGTCAACTACAACCCGCTGCACTTCAGCGGCGCGATTGGTCGTTACTTCACCGTCGGCGCCAAGTACACCTTCAAGTAA
- the nadD gene encoding nicotinate-nucleotide adenylyltransferase gives MSLRIYYGGTFDPVHLGHLAIARAARDELQVAVRMLPAADPPHRAAPGATAEQRCRMLSLAIGDEPGLLLDRRELDRAARDPGRPSYTVDTLRELRAELGPSRPLAWLVGADSLLALPAWHEWQALFGLAHFIVAERPGSPLRDAVAGELGQALEGRWADNEQSLFASPAGRVLRLHQPLRGESASAVRTQIAAAGPWRAMLPPAVADYVADQRLYRPDTP, from the coding sequence ATGAGCCTGCGGATCTACTACGGCGGCACCTTCGATCCGGTGCACCTGGGCCATCTGGCCATCGCGCGCGCCGCACGCGACGAACTGCAGGTGGCCGTGCGCATGTTGCCGGCCGCCGACCCGCCGCACCGCGCGGCCCCGGGCGCCACCGCTGAACAACGCTGCCGCATGCTGTCGCTGGCCATCGGTGACGAGCCCGGCCTGCTGCTGGACCGCCGCGAGCTGGACCGGGCCGCACGGGATCCCGGCCGCCCGTCCTATACCGTGGACACCCTGCGCGAGCTGCGCGCCGAACTGGGCCCGAGCCGGCCGCTGGCCTGGCTGGTGGGTGCCGACAGCCTGCTGGCCCTGCCGGCCTGGCATGAATGGCAGGCGCTGTTCGGCCTGGCCCATTTCATCGTGGCCGAGCGCCCGGGCAGCCCCCTGCGCGATGCCGTCGCCGGCGAGCTCGGCCAGGCCCTGGAGGGCCGCTGGGCCGACAACGAGCAGTCGCTGTTCGCCAGCCCGGCCGGGCGCGTGCTGCGCCTGCACCAGCCCCTGCGCGGTGAATCGGCCAGCGCCGTCCGCACCCAGATCGCCGCCGCCGGGCCCTGGCGGGCCATGCTGCCGCCGGCGGTGGCCGACTACGTGGCCGACCAGCGCCTGTACCGGCCCGATACGCCCTGA
- the trxA gene encoding thioredoxin: MTETTTHVFDATTATFEAEVLQKSLQTPVLVDFWATWCGPCKTLGPMLEKLAAEYNGAFELAKVDVDAEQQIAAAFQIRSVPTVFLVKGGQLVDGFPGAIPEGQLREFLAQHGIVPADIGDTVAEDEAPLDPQAQVDVLRAQIAAEPDKDELKLDLALALLQVGGVDEAGTLIDALPANLATDDRAVRGRARLAFATALKDAPSAEALDARIAADGKDLQARHLRGVQLLLGGHDEAALEQFLEMLRIDRTFAEGLPRKVLIDAFNVITDEDLVGRYRRKMASLLF, from the coding sequence ATGACCGAGACGACGACACACGTATTCGACGCCACCACCGCGACCTTCGAGGCCGAGGTGCTGCAGAAATCCCTGCAGACGCCGGTGCTGGTGGACTTCTGGGCCACCTGGTGCGGCCCGTGCAAGACCCTGGGTCCGATGCTGGAAAAGCTGGCGGCCGAGTACAACGGCGCGTTCGAGCTGGCCAAGGTCGATGTCGACGCCGAGCAGCAGATCGCTGCCGCTTTCCAGATCCGTTCGGTCCCGACCGTGTTCCTGGTCAAGGGCGGCCAGCTGGTGGACGGCTTCCCCGGCGCCATCCCCGAAGGCCAGCTGCGCGAGTTCCTGGCCCAGCACGGCATCGTGCCGGCCGATATCGGCGATACCGTGGCCGAAGACGAGGCGCCGCTGGACCCGCAGGCGCAGGTGGACGTGCTGCGTGCGCAGATCGCCGCCGAACCGGACAAGGACGAGCTGAAGCTGGACCTCGCCCTGGCCCTGCTGCAGGTGGGTGGCGTGGATGAGGCCGGCACGCTGATCGATGCCCTGCCCGCCAACCTGGCCACCGATGACCGCGCGGTGCGCGGCCGTGCGCGCCTGGCCTTCGCCACCGCGCTGAAGGATGCGCCCTCGGCCGAGGCCCTGGATGCCCGCATCGCCGCCGATGGCAAGGACCTGCAGGCCCGCCATCTGCGCGGCGTGCAGCTGCTGCTCGGCGGCCACGACGAAGCCGCGCTCGAGCAGTTCCTGGAGATGCTGCGGATCGACCGCACCTTCGCCGAAGGCCTGCCGCGCAAGGTGCTGATCGATGCCTTCAACGTCATCACCGACGAGGACCTGGTCGGCCGCTACCGCCGGAAGATGGCCTCGCTGCTGTTCTGA
- the holA gene encoding DNA polymerase III subunit delta encodes MELRPEQLASQGGDTALAPVYLIAGPETLRVLEAADAVRARARASGVDEREVFDADGRDFDWNQLDASFNAPSLFSARRLVEVRLPSGKPGKDGAEVISRFCADPAPDVVLLITANEWSKAHQGKWAEAVNRVGVLSVAWAIKPHELPDWIERRLRSKGLRADGAAVQRLAERVEGNLLAAAQEIDKLALLADGQPLDVERMESLVADAARYDVFRLVEATFSGQPQAVLRMLAGLRGEGEAVAALMPIVIRELLAGAGLARVQARGGNLAAEMKSRGIWESRQAPYKRALQRHPEGKRWERFVAEAGLVDRIAKGRADGDAWLALERLLVAVAEARAVRLLARA; translated from the coding sequence ATGGAACTGCGACCGGAACAGCTGGCCAGCCAGGGCGGTGACACCGCGCTGGCGCCGGTATACCTGATCGCCGGCCCAGAAACCCTGCGCGTGCTGGAAGCCGCCGATGCGGTGCGCGCCCGCGCCCGCGCCAGCGGCGTGGACGAGCGCGAGGTGTTCGACGCCGACGGCCGCGATTTCGACTGGAACCAGCTTGATGCCAGCTTCAACGCGCCGAGCCTGTTCAGTGCGCGGCGCCTGGTGGAAGTGCGCCTGCCCAGCGGCAAGCCGGGCAAGGACGGCGCCGAAGTCATCAGCCGGTTCTGCGCCGACCCGGCGCCGGACGTGGTGCTGCTGATCACCGCCAACGAATGGAGCAAGGCCCACCAGGGCAAGTGGGCCGAGGCGGTCAACCGCGTCGGCGTGCTGTCGGTGGCCTGGGCGATCAAGCCGCATGAACTGCCGGACTGGATCGAGCGCCGCCTGCGCAGCAAGGGCCTGCGTGCGGATGGCGCAGCGGTGCAGCGCCTGGCCGAACGCGTGGAAGGCAACCTGCTGGCCGCCGCGCAGGAAATCGACAAGCTGGCCCTGCTGGCCGACGGCCAGCCGCTGGACGTCGAACGGATGGAATCGCTGGTGGCCGACGCCGCCCGCTACGACGTGTTCCGTCTGGTCGAAGCAACGTTCTCGGGCCAGCCGCAGGCGGTGCTGCGCATGCTCGCCGGCCTGCGTGGCGAAGGCGAGGCCGTGGCCGCGCTGATGCCGATCGTGATCCGCGAGCTGTTGGCCGGTGCCGGCCTGGCGCGGGTGCAGGCCCGCGGCGGCAACCTGGCCGCCGAAATGAAATCGCGCGGCATCTGGGAATCGCGGCAGGCGCCGTACAAGCGCGCGCTGCAGCGGCATCCTGAGGGCAAGCGCTGGGAGCGCTTCGTGGCCGAGGCGGGTCTGGTCGACCGCATCGCCAAGGGTCGCGCCGACGGTGACGCCTGGCTGGCGCTGGAGCGGCTGCTGGTGGCGGTGGCCGAAGCCCGCGCCGTGCGCCTGCTCGCGCGCGCCTGA
- a CDS encoding DUF998 domain-containing protein, which yields MSVLWLDRWLGLLAAMLFVLAVLGFGAGLAGYAQAVHPVALLGAQGVPHALAFNLLGLVLPGALAVVVAERLRRQLPVGAGWAPRVGSQMLLLAGLAFAAMGLLPLDPEDLHGGASQLHASAWMVWVLGFVVGTLMLGIPRLRGGHGRAMALLALGCGALAGLAAFALQGVLPAPLAQRLAFACWAAWLALALPLSRRH from the coding sequence ATGTCCGTGCTCTGGCTTGATCGTTGGTTGGGGCTGCTGGCCGCCATGTTGTTCGTGCTGGCCGTGCTCGGTTTCGGCGCAGGGCTGGCGGGCTACGCCCAGGCCGTGCACCCGGTGGCGCTGCTTGGTGCCCAGGGCGTGCCACATGCGCTTGCCTTCAACCTGCTGGGCCTGGTGCTGCCGGGCGCGCTGGCAGTGGTGGTGGCCGAGCGCCTGCGCCGGCAATTGCCGGTCGGGGCGGGCTGGGCGCCGCGGGTGGGCAGCCAGATGCTGCTGCTGGCGGGCCTGGCCTTCGCGGCCATGGGCCTGCTGCCGCTGGACCCGGAAGACCTGCATGGCGGCGCCAGCCAGCTGCACGCCAGCGCCTGGATGGTCTGGGTGCTGGGCTTCGTGGTCGGCACGCTGATGCTGGGCATCCCGCGCCTTCGCGGCGGGCACGGGCGTGCGATGGCCTTGCTGGCCCTGGGCTGCGGCGCGCTGGCCGGCCTGGCCGCGTTTGCCCTGCAGGGCGTGCTGCCGGCGCCGCTGGCGCAGCGGCTGGCCTTCGCCTGCTGGGCGGCCTGGCTGGCCCTGGCCCTGCCGCTGTCGCGGCGCCACTGA
- the rsfS gene encoding ribosome silencing factor, producing MSNQTQPQTIKVDLPSPPPSVPELLASVRQATEDLKAKDLVEIDVRGRSSVADYMIVVSGTSTRHVKSIADEVVRFAKNIDVMPLGVEGEREAEWVLVDLGDVIVHVMLPRVREFYALERLWTVGDQPPPSDDDEVA from the coding sequence TTGAGCAACCAGACCCAGCCCCAGACCATCAAGGTCGATCTGCCCAGCCCGCCGCCCTCCGTGCCGGAACTGCTGGCCAGCGTCCGCCAAGCCACCGAAGACCTGAAGGCCAAGGACCTGGTCGAGATCGACGTGCGCGGCCGGTCCAGCGTGGCCGACTACATGATCGTCGTTTCGGGCACCTCGACCCGCCACGTCAAGTCGATCGCCGATGAAGTCGTGCGCTTCGCCAAGAACATCGACGTGATGCCGCTGGGCGTGGAAGGCGAGCGCGAAGCCGAGTGGGTGCTGGTCGACCTGGGCGACGTCATCGTCCACGTCATGCTGCCGCGCGTGCGCGAGTTCTACGCGCTCGAGCGCCTGTGGACGGTTGGCGACCAGCCGCCGCCGAGCGACGACGACGAAGTGGCCTGA
- the rlmH gene encoding 23S rRNA (pseudouridine(1915)-N(3))-methyltransferase RlmH, which yields MKARLIATGERAPSWVAQGFAEYQKRLSHWLPFELVEIEPGLRGKGRDARRATEDEGKRVIAALPKNAYVVALDVPGRQLSSEQLAQRLEHWRGQGRDLAFLIGGPEGHSPEVSALADEKWSIGPLTLPHMLVRLVVAEQLYRAAAMIANHPYHRA from the coding sequence ATGAAAGCGCGCCTGATCGCCACCGGTGAACGCGCACCCAGCTGGGTCGCGCAGGGCTTTGCCGAGTACCAGAAACGGCTGTCGCACTGGTTGCCGTTCGAGCTGGTGGAAATCGAGCCGGGCCTGCGTGGCAAGGGGCGCGATGCGCGCCGCGCCACCGAGGACGAAGGCAAGCGGGTGATTGCCGCGCTGCCGAAGAACGCCTACGTGGTGGCACTGGATGTGCCGGGCCGCCAGCTCAGTTCCGAACAGCTGGCGCAGCGCCTCGAGCACTGGCGCGGGCAGGGCAGGGACCTCGCCTTCCTGATCGGTGGCCCGGAAGGTCACTCGCCGGAAGTGTCCGCGCTGGCCGATGAGAAGTGGTCGATCGGACCGCTCACGCTGCCGCACATGCTGGTGCGCCTGGTGGTGGCCGAGCAGCTGTATCGCGCGGCGGCAATGATTGCCAATCACCCCTACCATCGCGCGTGA
- the leuS gene encoding leucine--tRNA ligase: MTSAEPNVYDPQQVESAAQSFWDATRAFEVDETSDKPKYYCLSMLPYPSGALHMGHVRNYTIGDVISRYKRMTGHNVLQPMGWDAFGLPAENAAIKNKTAPAAWTYKNIDHMRSQLQSLGYAIDWSREFATCRPDYYVHEQRMFTRLMRKGLAYRRNAVVNWDPVDQTVLANEQVIDGRGWRSGALVEKREIPQWFLRITDYAQELLDGLDELDGWPESVKTMQRNWIGRSEGLEIQFDVRDVDGSALDPLRVFTTRPDTVMGVTFVSIAAEHPLALHAAKNNPELAAMLADLKQGGVSEAELETQEKRGMDTGLRAVHPVTGEQVPVWVANFVLMGYGTGAVMAVPGHDQRDNEVANKYGLPIVQVIALKDARNDDERTWDATRWQDWYSDKSRQTELVNSAEFDGLDFQGAFEALAERFERKAQGQRRVNYRLRDWGVSRQRYWGCPIPVIYCAKCGAVPVPEEQLPVVLPEDVAFAGTGSPIKTDPEWRKTTCPDCGGAAERETDTFDTFMESSWYYARYTSPGARDAVDKRGNYWLPVDQYIGGIEHAILHLMYFRFYHKLLRDARMVDSNEPARNLLCQGMVIAETYYRPNPDGSKDWINPADVDVQRDERGRITGATLIADGQPVVVGGTEKMSKSKNNGVDPQAMVGKYGADTVRLFSMFAAPPEQSLEWNEAGVDGMARFLRRLWAQVHKHAADGAAPALDVAALDANQKALRRKTHETIGKVGDDYGRRHSFNTAIAAVMELMNALAKFEDTSEQGRAVRQEALQAVVLLLNPITPHASHTLWQVLGHGQTLLEDQPFPQADSAALVRDALTLAVQVNGKLRGTIDVAADAAREQVEALALAEPNTAKFMEGLTVRKIIIVPGKIVNIVAA; this comes from the coding sequence ATGACCAGCGCCGAACCCAACGTTTACGACCCGCAGCAGGTTGAATCCGCCGCCCAGAGCTTCTGGGATGCCACCCGCGCCTTCGAGGTCGACGAGACCTCGGACAAGCCGAAGTACTACTGCCTGTCGATGCTTCCGTACCCGTCCGGCGCGCTGCACATGGGTCATGTGCGCAATTACACGATCGGCGACGTGATCAGCCGCTACAAGCGCATGACCGGCCACAACGTGCTGCAGCCGATGGGCTGGGACGCGTTCGGCCTGCCGGCGGAGAACGCCGCGATCAAGAACAAGACCGCGCCGGCGGCGTGGACCTACAAGAACATCGACCACATGCGCAGCCAGCTGCAGTCGCTGGGCTATGCCATTGACTGGTCGCGCGAGTTCGCCACCTGCCGCCCGGACTACTACGTCCACGAGCAGCGCATGTTCACCCGCCTGATGCGCAAGGGCCTGGCCTACCGCCGCAACGCGGTGGTGAACTGGGACCCGGTCGACCAGACCGTGCTGGCCAACGAGCAGGTCATCGACGGCCGCGGCTGGCGCTCCGGCGCCCTGGTCGAGAAGCGCGAGATCCCGCAGTGGTTCCTGCGCATCACCGATTACGCCCAGGAACTGCTGGACGGCCTGGATGAGCTGGACGGCTGGCCGGAATCGGTCAAGACCATGCAGCGCAACTGGATCGGCCGTTCCGAAGGCCTGGAAATCCAGTTCGACGTGCGCGATGTCGATGGCAGCGCGCTGGACCCGCTGCGCGTGTTCACCACCCGCCCGGACACGGTGATGGGCGTGACCTTCGTGTCGATTGCCGCCGAGCACCCGCTGGCGCTGCACGCGGCGAAGAACAATCCGGAACTGGCGGCGATGCTGGCCGACCTGAAGCAGGGCGGCGTGTCCGAAGCCGAACTGGAAACCCAGGAAAAGCGCGGCATGGATACCGGCCTGCGCGCCGTGCACCCGGTCACCGGCGAGCAGGTGCCGGTGTGGGTGGCCAACTTCGTGCTGATGGGCTACGGCACCGGCGCGGTGATGGCCGTGCCCGGCCACGACCAGCGCGACAACGAGGTGGCCAACAAGTACGGCCTGCCGATCGTGCAGGTCATCGCCCTGAAGGATGCGCGCAACGACGATGAGCGCACCTGGGACGCCACCCGCTGGCAGGACTGGTACAGCGACAAGAGCCGCCAGACCGAACTGGTCAACTCGGCCGAATTCGACGGCCTGGACTTCCAGGGCGCCTTCGAAGCGCTGGCCGAGCGTTTCGAGCGCAAGGCCCAGGGCCAGCGCCGCGTCAACTACCGCCTGCGCGACTGGGGCGTGAGCCGCCAGCGTTACTGGGGCTGCCCGATTCCGGTGATCTACTGCGCCAAGTGCGGCGCGGTGCCGGTGCCGGAAGAACAGCTGCCGGTGGTGCTGCCGGAGGACGTGGCCTTTGCGGGCACCGGTTCGCCGATCAAGACCGACCCGGAATGGCGCAAGACCACCTGCCCGGACTGCGGCGGCGCGGCCGAGCGCGAGACCGACACCTTCGACACCTTCATGGAGTCGAGCTGGTACTACGCCCGTTACACCTCGCCGGGCGCCCGTGATGCCGTCGACAAGCGCGGCAACTACTGGCTGCCGGTGGACCAGTACATCGGTGGCATCGAGCACGCGATCCTGCACCTGATGTATTTCCGCTTCTACCACAAGCTGCTGCGTGACGCGCGGATGGTGGACAGCAACGAACCGGCGCGCAACCTGCTGTGCCAGGGCATGGTGATCGCCGAGACCTACTACCGCCCGAACCCGGATGGCTCGAAGGACTGGATCAACCCGGCCGACGTGGACGTGCAGCGCGACGAGCGCGGCCGCATCACCGGTGCCACGCTGATCGCCGACGGCCAGCCGGTGGTGGTCGGTGGCACCGAGAAGATGTCCAAGTCGAAGAACAACGGCGTGGACCCGCAGGCGATGGTCGGCAAGTACGGCGCCGACACCGTGCGCCTGTTCTCGATGTTTGCCGCGCCGCCGGAACAGTCGCTGGAGTGGAACGAAGCCGGCGTGGACGGCATGGCCCGCTTCCTGCGCCGCCTGTGGGCCCAGGTGCACAAGCACGCTGCCGACGGCGCCGCCCCGGCACTGGACGTGGCCGCGCTGGATGCCAACCAGAAGGCACTGCGCCGCAAGACCCACGAGACCATCGGCAAGGTCGGCGACGACTACGGCCGCCGCCACAGCTTCAACACCGCCATCGCTGCGGTGATGGAGCTGATGAACGCACTGGCCAAGTTCGAGGACACCAGCGAACAGGGTCGCGCGGTGCGCCAGGAAGCGCTGCAGGCCGTCGTGCTGCTGCTCAACCCGATCACCCCGCACGCCAGCCACACCCTGTGGCAGGTGCTGGGCCACGGCCAGACGCTGCTGGAAGACCAGCCGTTCCCGCAGGCCGACAGTGCCGCGCTGGTGCGTGATGCGCTGACCCTGGCCGTGCAGGTCAACGGCAAGCTGCGTGGCACCATCGACGTGGCCGCCGACGCCGCGCGCGAGCAGGTGGAGGCACTGGCCCTGGCCGAGCCGAACACCGCCAAGTTCATGGAAGGCCTGACGGTGCGCAAGATCATCATCGTCCCCGGCAAGATCGTGAACATCGTCGCTGCCTGA